From the Brassica napus cultivar Da-Ae chromosome A8, Da-Ae, whole genome shotgun sequence genome, one window contains:
- the LOC106360473 gene encoding probable LRR receptor-like serine/threonine-protein kinase At3g47570 yields MNEKLLTQKKKKRSMRLFYLYSFSAVMLLKAYGFTGETDRMALLDLKSQVSEDKQNVLSSWNNSFPLCNWKGVTCGLKHKRVTRLDLGGWQLGGVISPSIGNLSFLISLDLSDNSIGGTIPHQMGNLFRLEYLDMSHNFLGGDIPVDLCNCSRLLSLRLTSNSLGEGVPSELGSLARLEILNLGRNNLTGKLPQSLGNLTSLTRVIFSSNKIGGGVPDALARLTQLVSLRLGMNKFSGVFPPSIYNLSSLEILSIFHSGFSGSLKPDFGNLLPNLRRMHMGRNHFTGPIPTTLSNISNLENFGIVFNKMMGSVPSSFGKLQNLQYLALASNSLGSYSSGDLEFLKALANCTQLHTLLVNGNRLGGDFPTSITNLSTNLWKLDLGMNLISGTIPYDIGNLISLQKLMLDDNLLTGPLPSSIGKLSRLVVLNLTSNRLSGEIPSSIGNITRLGKLYFSNNSFEGTIPPSLGQCRFMLYLRIGSNKLNGTIPQEIMQIQSLVHLDLSDNSLTGSLPKYIKPLEGLCILSVAHNKLSGQLPQVLGNFLSLENLYLQGNFFDGDIPNIKGLMGAKRLDFSNNNLSGSIPGYFANFSSLEYLNLSINNFQGMVPTEGNLKNATVLLVFGNKDLCGGIKELKLKPCIMQVQAMDTGHSSLVKKFSVGVSIGIVFLLIAYISLCCLRKRKRNQQQTNHPTSSSALEVCHEQISYAYLQKATDGFSSSNMIGSGSFGTVFKALLPTENKVVAVKVLNLQRRGAMKSFVTECESLKDIRHRNLVKLLTACSSTDFQGNDFRALVYELMPNGSLDMWLHPEEVEEIRRPSRALTLFERLNIAVDVISVLEYLHVYCHEPIAHCDLKPSNVLLDKDLTGHVSDFGIARMLMKLDQGSLFNQQSSVGVRGTIGYAAPEYGMGGQPSIYGDMYSFGVLLLEMFTGKRPTDELFGGNVTLNSYIKLAFPERVLDIADNLILNSSLRVGFPLGECLTLVLEVGLKCCEETPKNRLATSEARKDLILIRERFFKH; encoded by the exons ATGAACGAAAAGcttttaacccaaaaaaaaaaaaaaagaagcatgagattgttttatttatattctttCAGTGCTGTCATGTTACTGAAAGCATATGGTTTTACCGGAGAAACTGATAGGATGGCATTGCTAGACCTCAAATCTCAAGTTTCTGAAGACAAACAAAATGTCTTGTCCTCGTGGAATAACTCATTCCCTCTCTGTAACTGGAAAGGGGTTACATGCGGTCTCAAACACAAGAGAGTTACCCGTTTGGACCTTGGAGGATGGCAGTTAGGGGGAGTGATATCACCATCTATTGGTAATCTTTCCTTTCTCATATCACTTGATCTCTCTGATAACTCGATTGGTGGAACCATCCCTCACCAGATGGGAAACTTGTTTAGACTTGAGTACTTAGATATGAGTCATAATTTTCTTGGAGGAGATATTCCAGTCGATCTATGTAACTGCTCGAGATTGTTGAGTCTTAGATTAACTTCAAATAGTCTTGGAGAAGGTGTTCCTTCAGAACTGGGATCATTGGCGAGGcttgaaattttaaatcttgGTCGAAACAACCTTACAGGAAAGCTCCCCCAATCTCTAGGAAACTTGACATCACTCACGCGAGTTATCTTTTCATCGAACAAAATAGGAGGAGGAGTTCCTGATGCTCTAGCTAGATTAACTCAGTTAGTGTCTCTTAGACTAGGAATGAACAAATTCTCGGGCGTTTTTCCTCCCTCCATCTACAATTTGTCCTCACTTGAGATCTTGAGCATTTTTCATAGTGGTTTCTCCGGTAGCCTAAAGCCTGATTTTGGTAATCTACTACCAAATCTTCGACGTATGCATATGGGACGTAATCATTTTACAGGACCAATCCCCACAACACTTTCCAATATCTCAAATCTTGAGAATTTTGGAATCGTGTTTAACAAAATGATGGGAAGTGTTCCTTCAAGTTTTGGAAAACTACAGAACTTGCAATACCTAGCACTTGCCAGTAATTCTTTGGGTAGTTACTCCTCCGGAGATCTTGAGTTTCTCAAGGCTTTGGCTAATTGTACCCAACTTCATACATTACTTGTTAATGGAAATAGGCTTGGAGGTGACTTCCCTACCTCTATTACGAACCTGTCCACCAACCTCTGGAAATTAGACCTTGGAATGAATTTAATCTCTGGAACCATTCCTTATGACATTGGGAATCTCATCAGCCTACAAAAACTTATGTTAGACGATAACTTGTTGACCGGACCACTGCCAAGTTCCATTGGAAAGCTTTCTAGATTGGTGGTATTAAACCTCACGTCAAATAGATTGTCCGGAGAGATACCTTCTTCAATAGGTAACATCACTCGGTTAGGAAAACTCTATTTTTCCAACAATAGTTTTGAAGGAACCATTCCTCCCAGTCTTGGTCAGTGCAGATTCATGTTGTATTTGCGGATTGGGTCTAATAAGTTGAATGGGACTATACCTCAGGAGATTATGCAAATTCAGTCCCTTGTTCACCTCGACTTGTCAGATAATTCCTTGACAGGCTCTCTGCCAAAGTATATTAAACCACTAGAGGGTCTTTGCATACTGTCTGTTGCGCATAATAAATTATCCGGGCAACTCCCTCAAGTCTTGGGCAATTTTCTCTCATTGGAGAATCTTTATCTACAAGGAAATTTTTTTGATGGTGATATTCCAAATATAAAAGGGTTGATGGGTGCTAAAAGACTTGATTTCTCAAACAATAATCTCTCTGGAAGTATACCAGGATATTTTGCAAACTTTTCTTCATTGGAGTATCTCAATCTATCCATTAACAATTTCCAGGGAATGGTGCCAACAGAAGGAAACCTTAAGAATGCTACTGTACTTTTAGTATTTGGAAACAAAGATCTATGTGGAGGCATCAAGGAACTGAAACTAAAGCCATGTATTATGCAAGTACAGGCAATGGATACAGGCCATTCCTCTCTTGTGAAGAAATTTTCCGTTGGCGTTAGCATTGGCATAGTTTTCCTCTTGATAGCTTATATTTCTCTATGTTgcttaagaaaaagaaagaggaacCAGCAGCAGACTAATCATCCAACTTCTTCTTCTGCACTAGAGGTTTGTCATGAACAGATAAGTTACGCATATCTACAAAAGGCGACAGATGGCTTCTCTTCCAGCAATATGATTGGATCAGGCAGTTTTGGCACTGTGTTTAAGGCATTGCTCCCAACGGAGAACAAGGTTGTTGCAGTGAAAGTTCTAAACCTACAGAGACGTGGAGCTATGAAGAGCTTTGTTACAGAATGCGAATCTCTCAAGGACATAAGGCATCGTAATCTTGTGAAACTATTGACGGCTTGTTCGAGTACTGATTTTCAAGGAAATGATTTCAGAGCTCTTGTCTATGAGTTAATGCCAAATGGAAGCCTGGATATGTGGCTGCACCCAGAGGAAGTGGAAGAGATCCGTCGACCCTCAAGAGCCTTGACCCTATTTGAAAGGCTCAACATTGCTGTTGATGTAATTTCCGTTTTGGAATATCTTCATGTTTATTGCCATGAACCTATAGCTCATTGCGATCTCAAGCCGAGCAACGTCCTCCTAGACAAAGATCTGACTGGTCATGTTAGCGACTTTGGCATTGCTCGAATGCTCATGAAACTTGATCAAGGGTCTTTATTCAACCAACAAAGCTCGGTCGGCGTCAGAGGAACCATCGGCTATGCCGCACCAG AATATGGAATGGGAGGACAACCATCAATATATGGTGATATGTATAGCTTTGGTGTTCTTCTTTTGGAAATGTTCACTGGAAAAAGACCAACAGATGAGTTATTTGGGGGAAACGTTACCCTAAACAGCTACATCAAGTTGGCGTTTCCAGAGAGGGTGTTGGACATTGCAGACAATTTGATTCTTAATAGCAGTCTCAGAGTTGGTTTCCCTCTTGGTGAGTGCTTGACACTGGTGTTGGAGGTGGGACTTAAGTGTTGTGAAGAAACACCGAAGAACCGTTTAGCAACGAGTGAAGCCAGAAAGGATTTAATCCTAATCAGAGAGAGATTCTTTAAACATTGA